The nucleotide window ATTTCATGGAAAGAGTTTATCGGTTGAAGGCTGGGTAATTTCCTGGTAGCTGAAAAAAATTAAGTATTCCCCATTCCCAAATTTGACCAGCACCTTCATAAACCAGCATCCAATGGTTCAGGCAAACCGACATGATTTCAAATGGCCGTAAAGGGCAAGGATCAGGTTGTTGATGAGGGTACACTACGAGATGATCTATATTACAACACTACTAAACCGCACCATCTAACCATCCCTTAAAATTCAATATGTTGTGATTTCAGGTCGTCTGTGATATTGAATGCTTGAATTCTCATTCTCCGCTGAAATTTCAATCGGTTTGGCTTTGGACTCTGGCACGGAATGTTGGAAGCATTTAAGATAGTTGGATGCTTGAAACTGGCCCTACATAGTTGGGCCACTAACATGACCCAAAACTGTGAGAGGTAATCACGTGAAAGATCTGGTTGACAAGCTGTCGTCATACAACATTTTCAACTATCTGCTTCCTGGAACCGTGTTCGTTGTTCTCGCCGACGCCTTAACGACTTTCCAGTTCGTGCAGCAGGATGTCATCCTCGGGCTCTTTCTTTACTACTTTATCGGCCTGATCATCAGCAGGCTTGGCTCTTTAGTCGTCGAGCCTCTCCTAAAGCGGACCCGAATCGTACGTTTTGCCCCTTATGCCGACTTCGTTTCGGCGTCCAAGGAGGACAAATCGATAGAGGTGCTTTCTGAAACCAATAACATGTACAGAACTTTTTGCTCGCTCTTTGTGATCTTAATTTTTCTGAAGATCTACGAAAGTCTTGTAAGCAGTTTCCCACTTATTGGGCGGTGGGGAGTTGAGTTCATGATTATGGGTCTGCTGGGACTCTTCTGTTTCTCCTATCGTAAGCAAACCCAATACATAATTAAACGTATTCAATATGCCAGGAGAAAGGAGTGACAAATGGCCGACTTTTTCGAGATTGATTTTCTGCGCGTTGAGGCGAAGAAGAGTGGTGATGCAATACCCCTTCGCTATTCGGTTGATGGAAAGACGCGCATTCATATCACCGATGGGGGATTTCAGGATACGGGTGACAAAATTATTGAGCACATCAACAAGTATTACGATAGCCCCGCTTATATAGACGCAATCGTGGTGACTCATCCGGACGGAGATCATGCTGGGGGCCTTAGAAAACTATTTGAGGAGTACGAGGTGGCCGCGCTTTGGATGCTCCGTCCCTGGCTCTATGCTGACTTGCTCATTGATAGTTTTAGTAGATTCACTTCAGTTGAGAATCTGATCAAACGACTGAAGGAACTTTATCCTAACCTTGCGGCGCTGGAGGAGCTGGCGAAAGAGCATATGGTTCCCATCTATGAACCCTTTCAAGGATCTATCATCGGTCATTTTAGGGTCATGGCTCCATCAAAGATTCGCTACCTTGATCTCATCGTTGAATCCGACAAGACGCCCGAACCGACGAAAGCAGAGCAACTGTCTTTTGCGCACGCGGCCGGCAGAGTAGTTGGAAAAGTCATCACATTTATTCGGGCCGTATGGGCGCAAGAGACGTTCCCAGAGGAGGACACAAGTGCGGAGAACAACATGAGCATTGTCCAATATGCTAACCTATGCGGTGAGAGAATCCTGCTCACTGGAGATGCTGGCCGCGCTGCCCTACAGGAAGCAGCTGATTATGCACCATATGTCGGCTTGACACTCCCGGGCATAGACCGCATTCAAATACCGCACCATGGATCAAGGCACAACGTATCTACGGAAATCTTAGATCGATGGTTGGGGCCACGGTTGCGCTCGAAGCCGGAAGGGGACGATTATAATTTTACCGCAATAGTGAGCGCGGCAAAGGTGGACGAAGATCATCCCAGGAAGTCAGTTGTCCGTGCGTTCATTCACAGAGGTGGCAAAGTCATCACGACGGAGGATGGGGACACTCGATTGGGACACAATGCGCCAAAGAGAGACTGGGGGCCTGCGAAAGCTGTTCCCTATCCAGAGGATGAGGAAGAATTATGATCCGATAGGTCCAAGTCTGATGCGGGCATATTTAAATACGGTAAATCCCCCGATGATTCAAAACTATCCTCGAAGCCGGCGCCCTAAACAAACAGCCTCAAAATGAAATTTCAGTTATTCTGGACTATTTTTCCGGAAATTGATAGTTTCCCATTAATTTTCAACCAACAAAGGAGATGCCAAAATGTCCACCAAAGCCGTCGTCGTTATCGACATGCTAAATGATTTTGTCACCGGAAGCCTGAAATGCGATCGCGCCCAGAGGATAATTCCGCCACTCCAAAAGCTGCTTGAATCAGCCAGATCCAAAGGCGTGCCGGTCATCTATTCTAACGATTGTCACTATCCCGGTATTGATAATGAATTGAAACTGTGGGGTGAGCATGCCATTAAAGGCACCGAGGGGGCAGAGGTCATCAAAGAATTAAAGCCTCAAAAGGAAGATTTCATCATTCCCAAACGAAGATACAGCGGCTTTTTCCAGACCGACCTGCATCTGCTGCTCAGAGAGCTCCGCACCGAAACCCTGATTATGACCGGCCTTCATGCAAACATGTGCGTTCGCCACACCGCCGCCGATGCTTTTTCCTGGGGATTCAAAATCATTGTCCCCACAGACGGCACCGATGCCTTTACCGAGG belongs to Desulfobacterales bacterium and includes:
- a CDS encoding MBL fold metallo-hydrolase, giving the protein MADFFEIDFLRVEAKKSGDAIPLRYSVDGKTRIHITDGGFQDTGDKIIEHINKYYDSPAYIDAIVVTHPDGDHAGGLRKLFEEYEVAALWMLRPWLYADLLIDSFSRFTSVENLIKRLKELYPNLAALEELAKEHMVPIYEPFQGSIIGHFRVMAPSKIRYLDLIVESDKTPEPTKAEQLSFAHAAGRVVGKVITFIRAVWAQETFPEEDTSAENNMSIVQYANLCGERILLTGDAGRAALQEAADYAPYVGLTLPGIDRIQIPHHGSRHNVSTEILDRWLGPRLRSKPEGDDYNFTAIVSAAKVDEDHPRKSVVRAFIHRGGKVITTEDGDTRLGHNAPKRDWGPAKAVPYPEDEEEL
- a CDS encoding cysteine hydrolase, whose translation is MSTKAVVVIDMLNDFVTGSLKCDRAQRIIPPLQKLLESARSKGVPVIYSNDCHYPGIDNELKLWGEHAIKGTEGAEVIKELKPQKEDFIIPKRRYSGFFQTDLHLLLRELRTETLIMTGLHANMCVRHTAADAFSWGFKIIVPTDGTDAFTEEDYQGGLAYLKQVYGADIKTVDDTIKDF